GcggcacacacacaccccccccgccccccccccgcggccccaccCGGGGCCCTGAGCCTCTCCGGGGTGGTTAGTGTCTCCCGGGGTGATTAGTGGTTCCCGGGGTAATTAGCCTCTCCCGCGGGAAAGGGGCGCGTGGAGAAGCCGGGAGTAACGGCCCGTGTGCGGCACGGGCGCCCCCGGAGCCAGCTGCCGCCCCAGGACACAGAGCCGCCATTACCGGCCGCCCGCGCCGACATGGCCGCCGGGCCCCCGGGCAGAGGGGCCAGGGGgcctggggggagaggggagagaggaggggggccggggggggtgaggggagaggggggctGGCACCGCTGCTGGGGCTGTGCACACCCGCTGGAGGctcctgcacacgcgtgtgcgcagCAATGTGCCCCCCAGGCATGACACACGTGTGCACCGCTGCTGGGGTTGCGCACACCCGCTGGAGTGTGTGGGTGGGCGTGCATGGGTGCATgggtgtgtgtgagtgcatggGTGTGTGCGGGTGAATGGGTGTGCACAGGTGTGTGTGGGTGCATGGGTGTGCATGGATATGTGTGGGTGCATGGATGCACAGGTGTGCATGGGTGCATGTGGGTGCACGGGTGTGCATGGGGTGCAGAGGTGTTCATGGGTGTGTGTGGGTGCACAGATGCCTGGGGGTGCATGGGTGTGCGTGGATGCACGGCTGTGCGTGGGTATGCAGGGCGTGGATGGATGTGGAAGGTTGCACAGGTATGCATGGATGCACGGGTGCATGGGTGTGTGTGGGTGCACGGGTGTGCatgggtgtgtgggtgtgcagGGTGTGCGTGGGTTTGCGTGGATGCACGGCTGTGCGTGGGTGTGCAGGGCGTGCAGCTGCAGCCTGACGCAGCCCACAGCCTTTCCCGGCGCCGGAGCGGGGATCAGGCCGCGCCGCGGCCACACGAGGTCCTCCTCGGCCTTGCTGCAGATGCAGCCATGCCCGCGCGGGTCTGGCCCAGCCGCACAGTGCAGCCGCCCCCCCCGGAGAGCCCGGTACCCGGCCGCTGGCGGGGGCGAGAGCGCTCCGCACCGCCTGCACcggggcacatggctgctgcgcCGTGctcgccccgtgctcgccccgctcGGCTCTGGCTGCAGCAGTGCTGAGCCCGTTTGCATACCCAAAGCTTTATTGAGGCTGGGGCCACGCAGGGAGAGGGTGCCCGCGCGAGGAGAGGGTGCCCGCGCAtggcccggggcgccgcggccacTCGGGGCCGCACCCTGCGGACGGCCTGGACCCCGGACCCCGTCCCCCCCGATGGGACTGGGCCGTGCCGGGCCGTGCCTTCCAGAGGCCGggggggctgctgcagggctgggtcATCGCGgctctgcctggggaggctgcgGGGAAGCAGCACCGTTGAACTCTGCCCGCGGGCTGCagcgtggggccggggctggagggggcggAGCGCGTCCTGCGTGCCCCGTGCTGCATGCCATGCGCTGCATGCTGCGTGCCACATGCATGCTGCATGTTGAATGCTGTGCGTGCTGCATGCCACATGCTCAGCCCACCGCCCCCGCagtgctgggggctgccctgccccagcccagcccagggccctgcctgGGGGCCGCCGTGCACGCACAGAGCCCAGCACCGCGCCACCaccccccccagcctccccgcGGGAGCCCCCGAGCATCGCCCTCCGCCTCCCGGGACCGGGCTCCGGACCACGCGCCGGCACAGCAGGGCTCCATCCTGGATGCGATGCTGCGAGCCGGGGCGCTGGGGCCCAGCGTGCCCGTCCCTCCGTGGGAGGCGGCGACAGAGCCGGGGTCCCTCGACGGCGCAGCCGGTCGCGGCACGGGACAGAGCTCTGGAGCGGGCAGGCTGCGGCCGCGTGTGCAGCAGTGGCACCGCCGGCCTCCTTCCCCCACCGCCCGCAGCTCTTGGCAGCGGAGCCTGTTGTTCACTCTGCGAGCGGGTTTTGCTACCGCCGACAAAACGACTGTGCGTCCAGCAGCCCGGCTGCGGCCCCGGCAGCCCACCCGGCACCagggcgcccgccgcccggccgagccccccgcCGAGCACGCTGCCTGCCCGTGCACAACGGTGCTGGGGATGTCCTGCACTGAGCACGCTGCCTGCCCGTGCACAACGGTGCTGGGGACGTCCTGCACCGAGCACGCTGCCTGCCCGTGCACAACGGTGCTGGGGATGTCCTGCACTGAGCACGCTGCCTGCCCATGCACAACGGTGCTGGGGACGTCCTGCACCGAGCACGCTGCCTGCCGTGCACAACGGTGCTGGGGACGTCCTGCACCGAGCACGCTGCCTGCCCGTGCACAACGGTGCTGGGGACGTCCTGCACCGAGCACGCTGCCTGCCCGTGCACAACGGTGCTGGGGACACCCCGCGCCAGGCAGGACCCTCTGCCCACCCAGCCGCAGGCAGCCCCGGGTGCCGGCCGCGGAGCGCGGTGGATGGAGCTCCTGCACCGGGCGTGCTGTTGGCCGCCGCCGCCACTCCTCCGTGGTGCCGGGAGCCGGCctcgccgccgggccccgcgctgaCCGCACCTACCTGGGCACGGCACGGGCCGTGCTGCAGTGAGCTCGGGAGTGGAGCCACGGAGGCAGCCAGGGCCCCGGTCGGCAGGTGCCTGGGCTGCCTGCAGCATCCCCGCGGCGCAGCTCCAGCCCCGGAGCATCGCAGGGACTGACGGCGCTTGCAGCCGGGCTCCGGATGCAGCGGTGGGGCCACACTGACAATCCACaacaatggaaagaaaagaatcacAAAATACCTGCCCACCTTAAAGACCAGACACCCGACTTCTCGGGGTGTTAGGAGCAAAATGAGCAGCAGCAGTCGCAGCAGGCACTGCCGCAGTGGGCATGACAGAACGGACAATAAAAATGCGGGAGTAGGAGTGATCAGTAAATGCTTTTTGTTCGGTGTTTTGGGAAACAGGCCAGGCGAGGCACGCTGCATCGCGCACCGCTGCGAGCTCACACCCCGGGCTGCAGCCGGCATCCGGCAGCCGCTGCTGCGTGCGGGGTCCGGGTCTCGCGCGCGGCCCAGGGCAGCTCGCAGGGGCGGCTGCAGGCGCCCGGCTGCCGCGTGGTGCTGCAGGAGCCCAGAAGCCCCGGGAGCACTGGGAGAAACCCAACGTGCGGCACCCAAGCGATGAAGGGCATcggagcaggcagctggcagagcAGCCGGCCGGAGCCCGGACGCACGTGGCCCCCGGGCAGGTCTTTCCCGGCGACCCCGCTGCAGCCGCGGGGACAGGGACGAGACACTGCAGGAGGCACCAGCTGCGATTACACCTTGTCTGGGGGGGGAAACCCCTGCAATTTCAAAACGTTTAGATGCTGCACCCCGGCATGCTCCGGGCAGAGCGCTCAGGCCGTTTCCTGGCACGGCGCAGTGGAGctgctgggatgctgctgccaaggGACGGCCATCGCATTCGGAGGGGAAAAGGAGGCAGCTGGgcgctgccccagggcaggggctggccgCAGGGCCAGGCCTCGGTGCCCCACCGGCGCTGCCGCCAGGAGCTGGTGCCTGCAGATCGGGGGCAATGGGGGCAGCACGGGGGGGCTGTGGCACATGGGGACAGTGCACGCTCCTGCGACAGAGCCtgggccctggggcagccccctGCAGCCCCACGCTGCACCGGGCTCCTGCGCCCCGGGCCAGcagtggggtgcagagctgtgagCAGGCAGCCCGTGGGGCCGGGCATGGGGCAGCCCGTGGGGCCGTGCACGGGGCAGCCcagggcagcagtggggcagcCTGTGGGGCTGTGCATGGGGCAGCCCGTGGGTTGGACATGGCACAGCCCGTGGGGCCATGCATGGGGCAGCCTGTGCGTCGGCGCTGGCAGGGCTGGTGCGCAGGGGCTCTATATAGGCGCTGGCAGGGCACGCGGGGGCTCTATATAGGCACTGGCAGGGCACGTGTGGGGGCTCTATATAGGCACCGGCTGGGGCACGCAGGGGCTCTATATAGGCACCGGCGGGGCATGCGTGCGGGGGCTCTATATAGGCGCCGGCTGGGGCACGCAGGGGCTCTATATAGGCACTGGCAGGGCACGCGTGGGGGCTCTATATAGGCGCCGGCTGGGGCGTGCGGGGGCTCTATATAGGCGCCGGCCAGGGCATGCGGGGGCTCTATATAGGCGCTGGCGGGGCACGCGTGGGGGCTCTATATAGGCACTGGCAGGGCGGGCGTGTGGGGGCTCTATATAGGCGCTGGCCAGGGCATGAGGGGGCTCTACATAGGCACTGGCAGGGCAGGCACGCGTGGGGGCTTTATATAGGCGCTGGCCAGGGCGTGCGGGGGCTCTATATAGGCGCTGGCGGGGCACGGGGGGCTCTATATAGGCGCCGGCTGGGGCACGCAGGGGCTCTATATAGGCGCTGGCAGGGCGGGCATGCGGGGGCTCTATATAGGCGCCGGCTAGGGCACGCAGGGGCTCTATAGAGGCAACGGCGGGGCATGCGTGTGGGGGCTCTATATAGGCGCCGGCCAGGGCGTGCGGGGGCTCTATATAGGCGCCGGCCAGGGCATGCGGGGGCTCTATATAGGCGCTGGCGGGGCACGGGGGCTCTATataggcggcggcggcggcggcgggccccgcCAGGCCCTCTGTGCGCGCACAAAGGAAGTGCTGCTGCAGCGCTGGGCACGGGGCCGGGCGGAGGCTTCCAGCTCGCTGCGCTTTGCACGATGTGATGACTgggcggccggcgggcgccgATGAGCCAGCACATCCTTTGTGCGCCCGCCCGGgggggctgcccctgccaggctataaagcgggggccgcgcggcgcccccGGACACAAGCCCGCTCCCTCCaacaagaagcagcagctgcccaggtaAGAGCACCAAGGCCCCGGGCGCAGGGCTGGCAGGGGGGAGCCGTGCCAGGAGCCGTGCCGAGCTGTGCCGAGCCGTGCCGAGCCGTGCCAAGCTGTGCCAAGCTGTGCTGAGCCGTGCCGAGCCCTGTGCCAAGCCCTGTGCCGAGCCCTGTGCTGGGGGCCGCGCCGAGCTGTGCCAAGCCGTGCCAAGCCATGCTGAGCCGTGCCAAGCTGTGCCGAGCTGTGCTGAGCCCTATGCcgagccctgggctgggggctgtgccAAGCCGTGCTGAGCCTTGCTGAGCCGTGCCaagctgtgctgagctgtgctGAGCCTTGCTGAGCCGTGCCaagctgtgctgagctgtgctCAGCTGTGCTGAGCCCTGTGCTGAGCCCTGTGCTGGGGGCCGTGCCGGGAGCTGTGCCAAGCTGTGCTGAGCCGTGCCGGGGGCCGTGCTGAGCTGTGCCAAGCCCTGTGCCAGGGGCCAGGCTGAGCCCCAATGCTGAGCCGTGCTGAGCCCTGTGCCAAGACCCGTGCCGGGGGCCGTGCCGATGCACGCCAAGCGCTGCGCAAGGGACGATGCTGAGCCCTGTGCTGGGCGCTGTGCCGACGCATGCCGAGCCCTGTGCCAAGTCCCGTGCCGGGGCCGTGCCGATGCATGCTGAGCCCTGTGCCAAGTCCCGTGCCAGACGCTGTGCCGATGCATGCTGAGCCCTGTGCCAAGTCCCGTGCCGGGGCTGTGCCGATGCATGCCGAGCCCTGTGCCAAGTCCCGTGCCAGACGCTGTGCCGATGCATGCTGAGCCCTGTGCCAGGTGTTGTGCCGATGCATGCCGAGCCCCGTGCCAAGTCCTGTGCTGGGGGCTGTGCCGATGCATGCCGAGCCCGCCGGGCACTGGCGACGGGAGGAAGGCAGAGGGCAGGAGCTGCCGTGAGCTGCTCCACGGCGCGGCTGAGCCGTGAGCACGGGAGAGCCAGGGCAGGGGCGTGGGAAACACAAGGACTCgccactgctgccatcgcggagcagccgggagcctggCGCGGTGCTCCCGCATCCTGCTGCCGGCAGCCGCTCGGGAGCACCGGGGCCCAGCGGCGGTTTCGCCATCTCGTCTCAGTGCCGTTTTCCAGACCTGAGCTGAACACCGCGATGTCTGAGACCATGAAAACCGCCGCTGCCGGCCAGGCCGCCGAGGACAAGGAGaaggcggccccgggccccgacCCGGCTCCCGTGGCCAACAGCAAGGGCGAGGAGCCCCCCGCGGAGGCCTTCAGGGTAAGCAAGCCCTGctcgccggccgcggccccggtcCCGCGCGGCGGCAcgtggagctgctctgctccccggCCGCGGCTGCTCCCGGCGGAGGCCGGAGCGCGGGGCGGGTGGGCGGGGGGGATGCTGAGGACGGGGGTGGCACCCGTCGCCCGTGTGCCCCCCCGCCCTGGCGAGCCCCCCTCCGCCGCAGATGGTCGTCTTCGACCAGGAGAACTTCCAGGGTCGGCAAATGGAGTTCACCGGCGAGTGCCTCAACCTGGCCGACCGCGGCTTCGACCGCGTGCGCAGCGTCATCGTCACCTCCGGACCGTGAGTGCTCCCGCCCGGCCGGGCACGGGACgggcacggggatggggacaaggatggggacggggatggggatggggtgaggatggggatggggttggggacaggacagggacggggatggggatgaggatgggcACAGGGATGCAGATGGGGACGGGGCTGCGGGAGCCCAGCACCTCTGCACGCCAGGgatgccccagggcagcggggcaCCGCGTCAGCCTGGCCGGAGGGGCTGTAAATTTACGGCTGTAGATCTAGGAGAGGCCGAGGCAGGCGGGCTGAGGCCGTGGCGCCTGGCAACCCGGCCAGCGACAAAAGCGATTGCCAGACTAGATGATAACTGCACGGACGGGCGAGCTCCGCACGGCAGGAGCGTGCAGACGCCGCGGGCTGCAGAGGCGATGCCCCAGGAGGGTGCCAGGCCGCCCGGGACCCCGGCAGCACTCAGGGCAGGGTCCCTGCTGGTCCCCTTTGAGTGGCAGCATGCAGCACTAACAACAAGTTTTTTACTAAAAAGCGAGTATATCCACCTCCTCTGGCAGTGTGCTGGCTCGGGCTCTTGCACTAGACAGAACTGCGCGTGAGCCGGCGAGCGGGGCACGGTGCTGCCGAGAGCCCCGGGCGCCACGACCCGCTGCGCCTGCGGACCGAGCGGGCACAAAGGCGCAGCGCCCGCGCGCAGCCCGGCAGCGTTCGGGTCCGACCCATCGCGGAGCCTAACGCCGGCGCCCGCtgtgctgcctccccagctgggTGGCCTACGAGCAGGCCAACCTGCGCGGGGAGATGTTCATCCTGGAGAAGGGCGAGTACCCCCGCTGGGACACCTGGTCCAGCAGCTACAGGAGCGACTGCCTCATGTCCATGCGTCCCATCAGGATGGTGAGCGGCCCCGAGCGGGATGCTGGGTGCCGTCCGGCACCGCCGTCCCGCCGAGCCCTGCCCGCGCTGGAGCTcggccctgccgccgcggctCAGCCAGGTGCCCCCCCTCTGCCGTCCCCAGGAGGCCGAGGACCACAAGATCTCCCTGTTCGAGTCCTCCGACTTCAAGGGCAACAAGATGGAGATCCAGGAGGACGACGTGCCCAGCCTCTGGGCTTACGGCTTCTGCGACCGCGTGGGCAGCGTGAAGGTGCCCAACGGGACGTAAGCGGCtggggcaggggacggggcaCGCGGGGGGCTGGGCAGCGGGGAGCTTGCACGCGTGGGGCACCGTGCACGGTGCAGGGAGCACGTGTCCCAGGGCTTTGCACGTGTGGGGCACCGTGCACGGTGCAGGGAGCACGTGTCCCAGGGCTTTGCACGCGTGGGGCACCGTGCACGGTGCAGGGAGCACCTGTCCCAGGGCTTTGCACGCGTGGGGCACCGTGCACGGTGCAGGGAGCACGTGGCCCGGTGCAAAGCCCtggtgcagctctgcagcaggatGCTCGGTGCATGCCAGGCAGCCTCTGCACCAGCCTCGCAGCCACCCGGCCATGCAGCCGGATCCCTGCGCTAATCCCTGCGGCCGGTGGCCCGGCCAGCCCCCGGCCCCGTCTCTCACGTGCTCTGCGCCCGCTCTGCCCGCAGCTGGGTCGGGTACCAGTACCCCGGCTACAGAGGCTACCAGTACCTCTTTGAGACCGGCGACTTCCGACACTGGAACGAGTGGTCGGCCTTCCAGCCGCAGATCCAGTCCATCCGGCGCATCAGGGACATGCAGTGGGACCAGAAAGGCGCCTTCGTCACCCCCGAGGCGCCCTCCGACTgagcgggagcgcggccggcggctgccggtgccgccgctgccccccccccgccccccgccgcagcACTTTCCTTGTACATTGCACAGTTTCGGGATGCCCTTTACATGGtgatgcaaattaaaaaataccAGAATACGAGCGCGGCCTGAGCGTGCTGTGCGCGTCCCCAGGCTggggccgaggaggaggaggaggaggaggaggaggaggaggaggaggaggaggaggaaggtggctTTCCCGGGGGAATCGGGCAGGGAGGCGCTGGGGGATGCACCGGGGGTGCTGCCGCAGCTCGCTGCGCCCCGGGTCGGGAGGGAGGGCTGGCGGGGGCCGCGGAGAAGCCGGCTCGGCCACGCTTGGGCCGGGAGCGAGGGGCTGCATCGCCGGCGGGGCCGGCTCCGCTGCAGCTGCGCCCCAGCACCCCGCCGCGGCTGGCTgcgcccccggagccccccagctcGCCCCGCTCTCCGGTTCCCCGGCAGGGGGGAGCAGCGGTGCCCCCGCACCGGCCGCAGAGGAGACCAAAACCCGGTCCCCAGCGTCCCCGCGAGCGGCAGCCTCCCCACGCACGGCCCCCGCGGACACCCCCGGGGTGCTCCCTGCCCCCCTCTGCAGGGACCCCACGGCGCGCTgtgcacgccccccccccccgcgcagacaccccccgtgCACGCACCCCCGCCCGGTGCAGACCCCCCCATGCAGACCCCCCGGTGTCACAGCGTGCACACCCCCCCGTGCAGACACCCTGCTGACAGACCGTGCACACCCCCCCGTGCAGACCCCCCCGTGCACGCACCCCCGCCCGGGGCAGACACCCCGGCATCCCCCCGTGCAGGCACTCCCCTTGTGCATGCACCTCCCCGTGCAGACCCCCCCGTCGGGTGCAGACCCCCCCCGTGCAGACACCCCTGTATCACACTGTGCACGCCCCCCCCGTGCAGAGCCCCCCGCCTGGTGCAGACCCCCCCGTGCAGACCCCCCCCGTGCACACACCCCCGTATCACCCCGTGCACGCCCCCCCCCGTGCAGGCACTCCCGCCCGGTGCAGACCCCCCCGTGCAGACACGCCGGTGTCACACCGTGCACGCCCCCCCCCCGTGCagacccccccggtgccccccgcccggTGCAGacacccccgccccgcccgccgccgtgcGGGCGCGCAGGCGCAGtgggcgcggcgggaggggggggcgcggggggggcggggctcccGGCCCCTCCTGCGCGTGACGTCGCCGCGTCTcgcgcggctccgctccgctccgctccgctccgggccggcggcagcggcgacctcggctccggctccggctccggctccggctccggctgcggctgcggcccgGTGAGTGCGGCGGTACCGGCCCGGCCCAGGGCCGcgcgccggggaggggagggaggaaccGGCGCTGCCGCCAGCTCCGCTCGGCACCGGGGGCCGCTCCGCGtcccgggccgcggccggcggtgACAGCGGTGCTCGGTGCTCGGTGCCGCGGCTCGGCGCCCGGCGGGCGGTGCCCGGCGCAAGGTGCTCGGTGCCTGGTGCCCGGCGCAAGGTGctcggtgcccggtgcccggtgcaaGGTGCGCGGCGGGCGGTGCTCGGTGGTGGTGCAGGGTGCTTCATGCTCGGTGCTCGGTGCACAGCGggtggtgcccggtgcccggtgcccggtgcgtGGTCGGCGGAGCAGGGTGCACCGTGGGCAGCGCACGTTACGCCGCGTACGCGGGCGGTGCAGGGCGCTCGGTGCAGGGGGTGATGCCAGACGCACAGAGCCCGGCGCAGGGTGCTGGGCGCAGGGTGCTGGGCGCAGGGTGCTGGGCGCAGGGTGCTCGccgcccctctcctcctctcttccccgcGCGCTGCTGCGGTCCCTTCGCCCCGGGTGTCCCTGACATCGCTTGGGCAGCCGGGACGCCTGGTCCGACCCCGGGTCACCTGTGCGCGGGCGCTTGGGCTCCGCACGTGCCCCGCAGCCCCTGGGGACCACCAGTGCACCCCTGCTCTTGGCTGCCGCAGGCTCCCTTTGGCCTTTGCTTTGCGGTCGCGTGATACAGATGCAAAATTCCCGTTATTTCTGCAGCGCCTCCGGCGCCCCGGGAGCGGTGGCGGCAGCTGGGGCCCTCTCGCGCCCCGGCAGCGTGAACCGGGCCGCGACCCTCCGCGGGGGGAGTGCCGTTCGGGTTGCACGGGCCGTCCTCGGTCCTGGCTGCGTCTGGCTGCGCGCTCGGTCTGCTGCTCGTCCCGCAGCTGGGGCCTGCGGGTGTCCGGTGCCGCTGGGAAataacacaaagcaaaacaaaagaaaggattATTTCTTAAGCAAACTTGAGGTTTTGGGTTTCTCTTGTAGAAACAACCTTTTATTCGCAAACAGCGACCTTTGTGCTTGCAGGAGTGGAGCTGGCCGGGTGCTAAGGTTTGGCGTGTGGattgggaaaacatttttttatttgaagatgCTGAATGTTTTTTCTAGCAGCTCTTTGACTTCTGTTTCCCCCGCTGCGTGGCAGGCCCTGACCGCCCGCGTGGGGAATGCCTGCGCGGTCTCGGGGACCATCACCTGGGGATGGAGcatgctttttcctctttcccccttccttcttccctctcctcgGGGCTGCGGGAGCAGAGGCGCTGAACCCCTCCGGCAGAGCCAGCCGGAGGCTCGTCCTGCTGCGGGAGCCGTGCCGGCTGCTTGCAGCTCCCCGGCGGCGCTGCCTCCTGCGCCGGCCTCCCACTAGCAGCCTCCGTTCTCGGCATTTCGTAATTAATACGCTGGCTGGAAGGAAAGGCTGCTCGGATTTGCGCTTTCGGGGAGGCTGGCAGAAACGGGCGCCGTGCTTTCCTCTGCCGGGTGATAAAATGCCATCGCCGTGCTTGGAACGAGGCAAACGGAGCAAAGATGCTGCGAATTGAtgggatttttattattttggggtCGTTTTAGCATTGAGCAGgataataaaat
This is a stretch of genomic DNA from Dromaius novaehollandiae isolate bDroNov1 chromosome 17, bDroNov1.hap1, whole genome shotgun sequence. It encodes these proteins:
- the CRYBB1 gene encoding beta-crystallin B1, whose product is MSETMKTAAAGQAAEDKEKAAPGPDPAPVANSKGEEPPAEAFRMVVFDQENFQGRQMEFTGECLNLADRGFDRVRSVIVTSGPWVAYEQANLRGEMFILEKGEYPRWDTWSSSYRSDCLMSMRPIRMEAEDHKISLFESSDFKGNKMEIQEDDVPSLWAYGFCDRVGSVKVPNGTWVGYQYPGYRGYQYLFETGDFRHWNEWSAFQPQIQSIRRIRDMQWDQKGAFVTPEAPSD